A single window of Aphidius gifuensis isolate YNYX2018 linkage group LG1, ASM1490517v1, whole genome shotgun sequence DNA harbors:
- the LOC122860212 gene encoding uncharacterized protein LOC122860212 — protein MYGFMIINNILLISLTGFETIMKMDQTDQAMRFAAFTFGQMVHLLFNSLPGQELVDHSTSVFNLAYDCQWESLSIKSKKKILFILMRSAKPKSLTVQILKYNLMYIVFLNYV, from the exons atgtatggctttatgataataaataatattcttttaataaGTCTAACTGGTTTTGAA acaataatgaaaatggaTCAAACAGATCAAGCAATGAGATTTGCTGCTTTTACATTTGGACAAATGGTACATTTACTTTTCAACAGTTTACCGGGTCAAGAACTTGTTGATCACAGTACTAGTGTTTTCAATTTAGC atacgaTTGTCAGTGGGAATCATTATCAatcaaatcgaaaaaaaaaattctctttaTTCTTATGCGAAGTGCAAAACCAAAAAGTTTAACggtacaaattttaaaatataatttaatgtacattgtatttttaaattatgtttga
- the LOC122860209 gene encoding uncharacterized protein LOC122860209, protein MPYYAVSCGRNTGIYTDWSLARQQTDGYSHAEFKKFLNKNDAVNYLHQKLSSKPYYAVSCGHERGLYREWSAAKKQVYRFSHGEVKKFFCKDDAMHFLRYRKVYDYESSWFCHEDNYSHDHFHCNADRLRALKRHNYWAVARGLVPSIYRSWDEARQQVDRFRSPIHKRFFCQDDALHFMRINGVKGWTCGSECDGSLGKFHCKKDSAQHEKNMIRNIRRKVIF, encoded by the exons atgcCTTATTACGCAGTTTCTTGTGGTCGAAACACTGGAATATACACTGactg gtCTTTAGCTAGACAACAAACAGATGGTTATTCCCAtgctgaatttaaaaaatttttgaataaaaatgatgcaGTTAATTATTTGcatcaaaaattatcatctaAGCCATATTATGCAGTGTCCTGTGGTCATGAACGAGGACTCTACAGAGAatg gtCTGCTGCTAAAAAGCAAGTTTATCGTTTTTCTCATGgagaagttaaaaaatttttttgcaaagaCGATGCAATGCATTTTTTGCGTTATAGAAAAGTTTATGATTACGAAAGCTC ATGGTTTTGTCATGAGGATAATTATTCCCATGATCATTTTCATTGCAATGCTGACAGATTAAGAGCATTAAAACGTCACAATTATTGGGCAGTTGCCAGAGGATTGGTTCCTAGCATCTATCGTTCttg GGATGAAGCAAGACAACAAGTTGATCGTTTCAGATCTCCAATACACAAAAGATTCTTTTGTCAAGATGATGCACTACACTTCATGAGAATAAATGGCGTCAAAGg gtGGACATGTGGTAGTGAGTGTGATGGATCATTGGGAAAGTTCCATTGCAAGAAAGATAGTGCTCAACATGAAAAGAATATGATAAGAAATATACGTCGTAAAGTtatattttaa
- the LOC122847455 gene encoding uncharacterized protein LOC122847455 has translation MPSNDKNIVHTWMRPPQIEPALSSSIFNHQSKYIMNKNLTNKIVIDKNIIDDINYINSNDDKSNLKKINFGINLSGNIDWCMLASFGFGLWIALCISDCTGSRKFNKVRFNDDLSTNYHDTNHQNQSVINLLPCVCSILTLFLGIFMFIETRILRQKKTCFSCQRLLLNCNGENLLMQLLKQLPQFYKNKSSKFDLNDLKIETINKIPINSELYRHLNFMNTINYSL, from the exons atgccaTCAAATGACAAAAACATAGTTCACACTTGGATGAGACCACCTCAAATTGAGCCAGCATTATCATCTTCAATATTCAATCATCAATCGaaatatattatgaataaaaatttaaccaataaaattgtcattgataaaaatatcattgatgatataaattacataaacagtaatgatgataaaagtaatttaaaaaaaataaattttggtaTTAATTTGAGTGGAAATATTGATTGGTGCATGCTTGCAAGTTTTGGATTTGGTCTTTGGATAGCTCTTTGTATAAGTGATTGTACTGGTAGTAGAAAATTCAACAAAGTCAGgtttaatgatgatttatcaactaaTTATCATGATACCAATCATCAGAATCAAAGTGTAATTAATCTTCTGCCATGTGTGTGCAGtattttaaccctttttttgGGCATTTTCATGTTCATTGAAACACGAATactgagacaaaaaaaaacttgttt ttcATGTCAAAGATTGTTGCTGAATTGTAAtggagaaaatttattaatgcagTTACTTAAACAATTacctcaattttataaaaataaaagctcaaAATTTGACTTGAATGATTTGAAGATTgagacaattaataaaataccaaTTAATTCAGAATTATATagacatttgaattttatgaATACCATTAATTATTCac tataa
- the LOC122860210 gene encoding UDP-glucosyltransferase 2-like: MWFPMRFVILLVIFITHNNYTESLRILGIFPLAGKSHFYTGEKILKSLVKKGHSVDMLSHFPQKKSIVNYTDISIAGSIEEATNNLEFKEAIKFQPTSMKYFVEEGGNKICDLLSHKEIQLLLSKNKKTYDVIVIEIFLAPCYLAFGRHFDAPVVGVVTCKQLDWLYQPFGNPVNTAYFKSLFSSTSEQMTFIERLKNTLIFNNVVLQTDYYMEHQCYHVEKFFNIKLSSIKELYNDVGVVLFNSHYSINDVKEVVPAFVDIGGIHVNQNQTLSKDVREWLDESVNDCVYISFGSMVRIETLPLVTILEFYEMFRRIAPTRVLMKIAKPHLLPPNLPSNVKTSTWLPQIAVLKHKNVKAFVTHGGLLGTQEAIAWGVPMIGIPIFSDQFSNIDTYVKKNLAVYLDVHKLTAETLTNAVNDILKNPIYQKSMREVSSLFMDRPMSAEDTAVYWVEYVARHGNRLRSPATKLSWWQYYLIDVYGFIIAFILILLWTIKKFIHFSMQAFFMQWNYFKNISKAKKS; encoded by the exons atGTGGTTTCCCATGAGATTCGTAATacttttagtaatttttataactcaTAATAATTACACCGAGTCATTACGAATATTAGGAATATTTCCATTAGCTGGAAAAAGTCATTTTTATACAGgtgaaaaaattctaaaatctCTTGTTAAAAAAGGACACAGTGTTGACATGCTAAGTCATTTTCCAcagaaaaaaagtattgttaattatacTGATATAAGCATCGCTGGATCAATTGAAGAAGCAACAAATAATTTGGAATTCAAAGAAGCCATTAAATTTCAACCGacatcaatgaaatattttgttgaagaaggtggaaataaaatttgtgaTTTATTAAGTCACAAAGAAATACAACttctattatcaaaaaataaaaaaacatatgacGTGATTGTCATTGAg attttccTGGCACCGTGTTATCTAGCATTTGGAAGACACTTTGATGCACcagttgttggtgttgttacTTGCAAACAGCTTGACTGGTTATATCAACCATTTGGAAATCCAGTAAATACagcatattttaaaagtttattttcttcaacaaGTGAACAAATGACATTTATTGAACGacttaaaaatacattgatatttaataatgtcGTTTTGCAAACTGATTATTACATGGAGCATCAATGTTatcatgttgaaaaattttttaacattaaattatcatcaattaaagaGTTGTATAATGATGTGGgagttgtattatttaattcacatTATAGTATTAATGATGTCAAAGAAGTTGTTCCAGCTTTTGTTGATATTGGTGGAATTCATGTTAATCAAAATCAAACATTATCAAAG gatGTTCGTGAATGGCTTGATGAAAGTGTAAATGATTGTGTTTACATTTCGTTTGGCTCAATGGTACGAATCGAAACCCTACCACTTGTAACTATACTGGAGTTCTACGAAATGTTTAGAAGAATAGCACCAACTAgagttttaatgaaaattgcaAAACCTCATTTATTACCACCAAATTTACCATCAAATGTTAAAACTTCAACATGGTTACCACAAATTGCTGTTCTaa aaCATAAAAATGTCAAGGCATTTGTTACTCATGGAGGTTTATTGGGAACTCAAGAAGCAATTGCATGGGGTGTTCCAATGATTGGCATTCCAATATTTAGTgatcaattttcaaatattgatacttatgttaagaaaaatttagctGTTTATCTTGATGTTCATAAATTAACAGCTGAAACTTTGACAAATGCAGTCaatgatattttgaaaaatcctATTTATCA aaaaagcATGAGAGAAGTGTCTAGTCTTTTTATGGATCGACCAATGAGTGCTGAAGATACAGCTGTTTATTGGGTTGAATATGTTGCAAGACATGGTAATCGTTTAAGATCACCAGCAACAAAATTATCCTGGTGGCAGTATTATCTTATTGATGTTTATGGATTCAtcattgcatttattttaattttattgtggactattaaaaaattcattcatttttctaTGCAAGCATTTTTTATGCAATGGAATTATTTCAAGAATATTTCGAAAGCTAAAAAATCAtag
- the LOC122860211 gene encoding odorant receptor 47a-like, translating into MTVFETGYYKINRVSLCLCGVWPEQNSFQAYIARFLLWGGMATIMIPEYVCLYKAWVYGSFMEDFLPCIPTQLLITAVAAKYVVFAIYKKTFQDTIDKMRVDFEFFGNTPARKILKEYADKGRTRTIFYGCFLFMILTTFVVPAFLPVVLDKFRPLNETRIRLKLLDTDYGVDPDEYFVLITIHGYIASTFLVLMLWSVDSFIMIMVQHCCSLFVIVGFTLKKLDQGNKKHTEKFENDVLINALQVHQQAIEFADFIEASLKNMYGIVIIENMLAISITGLETIKQMDQTDQAMRFAAFAFGQMVHLFFNSLPGQELVDHSTGLFDLVYDCQWESLSIKSKKKILFILMRSAKPKSLTAGGFYELNLQHCGAVLKTSMSYLTVLSSMRQ; encoded by the exons ATGACAGTATTTGAAACTGgctattacaaaataaatcgaGTGAGTTTGTGCCTTTGCGGTGTATGGCCAgaacaaaattcatttcaagCATACATTGCTCGTTTTTTATTGTGGGGTGGGATGGCAACAATTATGATACCAGAA tatgtttgtttatataaagCTTGGGTATACGGCTCATTTATGGAAGATTTTCTTCCTTGTATTCCAACTCAATTACTAATAACCGCTGTTGCAGCAAAGTATGTTGTTTttgcaatttataaaaaaacg TTTCAAGATACTATTGATAAAATGCGAGTtgactttgaattttttggtaatacaCCTGCTCGTAAAATATTGAAGGAGTATGCTGATAAAGGACGCACTCGTACAATATTCTATGGAT gttttttatttatgatattgaCGACATTTGTAGTGCCAGCATTTTTGCCAGTtgttttagataaatttaggCCTCTCAATGAGACTCGAATACGACTGAAACTTCTTGATACCGATTACGGTGTTGATCCCGATGAATATTTTGTTCTTATTACGATTCATGGATATATTGCATCAACATTTTTGGTCCTTATGCTGTGGAGTGTCGATTCATTTATCATGATAATGGTACAACATTGTTGCAGTCTTTTTGTGATTGTTGG ttttacattaaaaaaattggatcAAGGAAACAAAAAGCATACGGAAAAATTCGAAAACGATGTTCTTATAAATGCTCTTCAAGTACATCAACAAGCtattga GTTTGCTGATTTTATTGAAGCATCGcttaaaaatatgtatggaATTGtgattatagaaaatatgCTTGCAATAAGTATCACTGGTCTTGAA ACAATAAAGCAAATGGATCAAACAGATCAAGCAATGAGATTTGCTGCTTTTGCATTTGGACAAATggtacatttatttttcaacagttTACCGGGTCAAGAACTTGTTGATCACAGTACTGGTCTTTTTGATTTAGT atacgaTTGTCAGTGGGAATCATTATCAatcaaatcgaaaaaaaaaattctctttaTTCTTATGCGAAGTGCAAAACCAAAAAGTTTAACg gCAGGTGGTTTTTATGAATTGAATCTACAACATTGTGGTGCT gtTTTGAAAACATCGATGTCTTATCTGACTGTTCTTTCGTCAATGCGTCAATAA